A single region of the Pseudanabaena sp. FACHB-2040 genome encodes:
- a CDS encoding diguanylate cyclase has protein sequence MLKHVQHQDELLHQIADCFRDGLDLRASLQRITEYVRSFLDVDRIKIYQFSPDDSGQVIAEARADERLPSLLGLHFPASDVPPQARAIFLKARQRVIVDLLSKKKTLIASGVQKSRVKLGSDDIRYAPVDPCHVQYLLSMGVLSSLTVPIVHQGNLWGLCVAHHSDPHHFSEQELQTVQLWVDQISVALSQHNLVQQVQQQAQQEMLLQTLTNLMGQQVPAAENWVLILEKLAEAFSAQGSRLHLLPNVLKDGSTTFTYGVQPAVENLEESSLWPILCAALEPVKELETEPTHYSIETEPDSEEPGYLPLPHVLTDWQQDECKILSTAFEEPGIELVMVVPLNARDQAVGYLTLFRQAQTVEVSWAGQKSHDPRNERPRESFAAWLEHYRQVTPWTPADLRLAQAVGLYLYMGLMQHWVSRVVHHRSSHDVLTQLPNWLLFTKQLGLALLHCLREGDILAVGIFDLDRFKGINEAYGHTFGNYLLQNVAERLQQSLQTLAPSPLGNLPVFLARWHGDGFALLFPHVQGTADVNRLSQALVECLKTPFPLQGEEIYLTGSLGIAVAPYDGDSVDTLIQHAEIAMYQAKYLGRNTYQIYSPAMGAGSLLHQGIANDLYKALDRQEFVLYYQPQWDLKTQRVVGLEVLIRWQHPQLGLVSPGQFIPIAEETGLIKPIGEWVLQTACEQYRLWRLAGLPPVRIAVNLSASQFASDSLVPFIRQVLQEARINPGELELEITEETAAGDMAHTVSLLNALRDLGIHISLDDFGMGYSSLSTLKHFPVDTLKIDKSFVFNATSDESDAAIVKTIVALGHGLNLKVLAEGVETNDQMDFLRRLGCDRIQGYHVCHPQPSSAIFQWLIDQFAQSSVEPSSYFLASSEALSAPEKTAVHESSRGTSMAQGGRLPQLLASAPLPAQRLDQKIVNASSSELAAKILEYEQLKGEMEQQLKRERLVRTITEKIRQSLDINDILSITVNEVRYLLKTDRVILFQFNDDWTGQVVKESVAPNCLSIVGETIDEPCFRDRYVKYYRQGRVRAIDNIQEAGLAECHLNLLVSYEVKANLVVPIAYQDQLWGLLIAHHCQEPRHWSQQELELLSQVASQAAIAIHQGQLYKQLEAANHNLQQLSTQDGLTGLANRTRFDEHLRQEWQRLKRIQAPLSLILCDVDCFKLFNDTYGHPRGDQCLQQVSGILKDSACRAADLAARYGGEEFALVLPETDLEGALQVAEKIRQRLQDLSIPHHSSVHQRVTLSLGVATLVPTEQGNPQALIRVADEHLYQAKHAGRNQVCGPA, from the coding sequence ATGCTTAAGCACGTGCAGCACCAGGATGAATTATTACATCAGATTGCAGACTGTTTTAGAGATGGCCTAGATCTGCGAGCAAGCCTGCAGCGAATTACCGAATACGTGAGAAGTTTCCTCGACGTTGACCGGATAAAAATTTATCAGTTTTCACCAGACGATAGCGGACAAGTCATTGCGGAAGCCCGCGCCGATGAACGGCTGCCCTCTTTGCTAGGGCTACATTTCCCGGCCAGTGATGTGCCCCCTCAGGCCCGGGCAATTTTTCTAAAAGCTCGGCAGCGGGTAATTGTCGATCTGCTGTCAAAAAAAAAGACGCTAATTGCCTCTGGAGTTCAAAAATCACGGGTCAAGCTGGGTTCGGATGATATTCGCTATGCGCCGGTTGATCCCTGTCATGTCCAGTATTTGCTCTCGATGGGAGTGTTGTCGTCTCTCACTGTGCCGATCGTACATCAGGGCAACCTGTGGGGGCTCTGTGTGGCTCACCACAGCGATCCCCATCATTTCTCAGAGCAGGAACTGCAGACGGTGCAGCTGTGGGTTGATCAAATTTCGGTGGCGCTCTCTCAGCACAATCTAGTGCAGCAGGTGCAGCAGCAAGCGCAGCAGGAGATGCTGCTGCAGACCCTGACTAACCTAATGGGGCAACAGGTTCCGGCTGCCGAAAACTGGGTTCTAATTCTGGAGAAGCTAGCAGAAGCTTTTTCGGCGCAGGGGTCTCGGCTACACCTGCTGCCCAATGTTTTAAAGGATGGATCAACTACATTTACCTACGGCGTGCAGCCTGCGGTTGAGAACTTAGAAGAGAGTAGCCTGTGGCCCATTCTCTGTGCTGCTTTAGAGCCTGTTAAGGAACTCGAAACAGAGCCCACTCATTATTCAATCGAGACAGAGCCGGACAGTGAGGAGCCAGGTTACCTGCCGCTGCCTCATGTTCTGACGGATTGGCAGCAGGATGAGTGCAAGATTTTGAGCACTGCCTTTGAGGAACCGGGTATTGAGTTAGTCATGGTGGTTCCCCTCAATGCTCGGGATCAGGCGGTGGGGTATTTAACGCTGTTCCGACAGGCGCAAACTGTAGAAGTTTCCTGGGCCGGACAAAAAAGCCACGACCCTCGCAACGAGCGCCCCAGAGAATCCTTTGCTGCCTGGCTAGAGCATTACCGGCAGGTGACTCCCTGGACGCCAGCAGACCTGCGACTAGCTCAGGCGGTGGGGCTGTACCTCTATATGGGCCTGATGCAGCACTGGGTTAGCCGGGTAGTCCACCATCGTTCTTCTCATGATGTCTTGACTCAGCTACCCAACTGGCTGTTGTTTACCAAGCAGCTTGGTCTGGCGCTGCTGCATTGCCTGCGAGAAGGAGATATTTTAGCGGTCGGTATTTTTGATCTAGATCGCTTCAAAGGCATTAATGAAGCGTATGGCCATACCTTTGGCAACTATCTCTTGCAAAATGTAGCCGAACGCCTGCAGCAATCTTTACAGACTCTGGCTCCTAGCCCTCTAGGGAATCTGCCCGTTTTTCTGGCTCGCTGGCATGGAGATGGCTTTGCCCTACTGTTTCCCCACGTGCAGGGCACAGCGGATGTAAACCGACTCAGCCAAGCGCTAGTAGAGTGCTTAAAAACCCCATTTCCCCTCCAGGGCGAGGAGATTTACTTAACGGGCAGCCTGGGGATTGCTGTGGCCCCCTATGACGGTGATTCGGTCGATACGCTGATTCAGCACGCTGAAATTGCGATGTATCAGGCTAAGTATCTGGGCCGCAACACGTATCAAATTTACTCTCCAGCGATGGGAGCTGGCAGTCTGCTGCACCAGGGGATCGCCAATGATCTCTATAAGGCGCTTGATCGGCAGGAGTTTGTGCTCTACTACCAGCCTCAGTGGGATCTGAAGACGCAGCGTGTGGTGGGGCTAGAAGTGCTGATTCGCTGGCAGCATCCACAGTTGGGGCTAGTGTCGCCGGGGCAGTTTATTCCGATTGCAGAAGAGACCGGGCTGATCAAGCCGATTGGCGAATGGGTGCTGCAAACGGCCTGTGAGCAGTACCGGCTCTGGCGATTGGCTGGTCTACCGCCGGTTCGCATTGCGGTTAATCTTTCTGCTAGTCAGTTTGCCTCAGATAGTCTGGTGCCGTTTATCCGCCAGGTGCTGCAGGAAGCTCGAATTAATCCGGGGGAGCTGGAGCTAGAAATCACTGAGGAAACGGCAGCTGGAGATATGGCTCATACGGTTAGCCTCCTGAATGCCTTGAGGGATCTGGGTATTCACATTTCCCTAGATGACTTTGGCATGGGCTATTCCTCCTTGAGCACGCTTAAGCATTTTCCGGTCGATACCCTGAAGATTGATAAATCCTTCGTTTTCAATGCGACCAGTGATGAGAGCGATGCAGCCATTGTGAAAACGATTGTGGCGCTGGGTCACGGGCTGAATCTGAAGGTGTTGGCGGAGGGGGTGGAGACGAATGATCAGATGGACTTTTTGCGTAGATTGGGGTGCGATCGCATTCAGGGCTACCATGTCTGCCATCCGCAGCCTAGCAGCGCGATTTTTCAATGGTTAATTGACCAGTTTGCTCAAAGCAGTGTTGAGCCATCCTCCTATTTTCTGGCTTCCTCCGAGGCGCTATCTGCACCTGAGAAGACGGCTGTTCACGAGAGCAGTAGAGGTACTTCGATGGCCCAGGGTGGGCGGCTGCCTCAACTGTTAGCCAGTGCCCCCTTGCCTGCCCAAAGACTCGATCAAAAGATTGTCAATGCATCTTCCTCAGAACTTGCTGCCAAAATTTTGGAGTATGAGCAGCTCAAGGGGGAGATGGAGCAGCAGCTAAAGCGAGAACGGCTGGTTCGCACCATTACCGAGAAGATCCGGCAGTCCCTCGATATCAACGATATTCTCTCAATCACTGTCAACGAGGTTCGTTACCTGCTGAAAACCGATCGAGTCATCCTGTTCCAGTTTAATGATGACTGGACAGGGCAGGTAGTGAAAGAATCGGTTGCGCCCAACTGCCTGTCGATTGTGGGAGAAACTATCGACGAGCCCTGTTTTCGAGATCGCTATGTCAAGTACTATCGTCAAGGCCGGGTGCGGGCCATTGACAACATTCAGGAGGCGGGCCTGGCCGAGTGCCATCTCAACCTATTGGTCAGCTACGAGGTGAAGGCCAACCTGGTAGTTCCCATTGCCTACCAGGATCAGCTCTGGGGTCTGCTAATCGCCCACCACTGTCAGGAACCACGCCACTGGTCACAGCAAGAGCTAGAGCTGCTTAGCCAGGTGGCCTCTCAGGCTGCGATCGCAATTCACCAGGGTCAGCTATATAAACAGCTAGAAGCCGCCAACCACAATCTGCAGCAGCTCTCTACTCAAGATGGCCTGACCGGGCTAGCCAATCGAACCCGGTTTGACGAGCACCTGCGGCAGGAGTGGCAGCGGCTAAAGCGAATTCAGGCTCCCCTGTCCCTCATTCTGTGTGACGTAGACTGCTTCAAGCTGTTCAATGATACCTACGGTCACCCCAGAGGCGATCAGTGTCTGCAGCAGGTGTCTGGGATCTTAAAAGACTCAGCTTGTCGAGCTGCTGATCTAGCCGCTCGCTACGGCGGCGAAGAGTTTGCCCTAGTGCTGCCAGAGACTGATTTGGAGGGGGCTCTGCAGGTCGCTGAAAAAATCCGCCAACGGCTTCAGGATTTGAGCATTCCTCACCACAGTTCTGTGCATCAGCGGGTGACGCTGAGCCTGGGCGTAGCCACACTGGTGCCAACTGAGCAGGGCAATCCTCAAGCCCTCATCCGAGTTGCTGATGAACACCTTTACCAGGCCAAACACGCAGGCCGTAATCAGGTCTGTGGCCCGGCTTAA
- a CDS encoding protein phosphatase 2C domain-containing protein: MNRPERLPSRYKPYLWVLGEGIETLPVNELVGQRFRVIAPHIWLDTQPELRPPAPDTLPPRAIPYLKAHPYRLHVPGVYGILEGSGIAPIVLLDNSPIHPQSGELLPSLETAWAEASPVRQIHWLWQIWELWPVLSELGVANSLLKRDNVRIEGWRVRLQELVSHQPQPESIAALAEVWQPLAQSAHPTMVEPLTDFVGSLHSQSREGSDNTWLEQATARLNQLLLAQAAQVSVRVSLAGATSAGPTQPRNEDTCFPDGVYQPAIDSGAPCLGIVCDGVGGHAGGEVASQLAVQSLQLQLRALLTEAQEESQVLPPTIIKQQIEAVIRIVNDVINHQNDNQSRAERQRMGTTLAMAVVVPQRIETEQGWMRVDELYIAHVGDSRAYWITPDYCHLLTVDHDIAGREVIAGRQLWSIAQERPDAGALTQAVGTRSTDYLHPFVQRFIVDETGVLLLCSDGLSDYHRVEDAWANYIGLIVKDIVSLESAVASWIELANQKNGHDNAAVVLMHFKATTKTPVALSTEVMDRPEGPQTELTAASRALLYGETPADSDDGAAADRAGALKPRSIAWWVWLLAAVIVVGGAFSLLTLLRPPADPNPGPVPSQNEP; the protein is encoded by the coding sequence ATGAATCGTCCCGAACGCTTACCCTCCCGGTACAAGCCCTACCTGTGGGTGTTGGGCGAAGGGATCGAGACGCTTCCCGTTAATGAACTGGTTGGCCAGCGCTTCCGGGTCATCGCTCCCCACATCTGGCTAGACACCCAGCCGGAGCTGCGTCCGCCTGCGCCCGACACGCTGCCGCCCCGAGCGATACCCTATCTCAAAGCCCATCCTTACCGGCTACACGTTCCGGGCGTATACGGCATTTTAGAAGGCTCCGGCATTGCGCCTATCGTTCTGCTAGACAACAGCCCCATCCATCCCCAGTCGGGTGAGCTGCTGCCATCTCTAGAGACCGCTTGGGCCGAGGCCAGTCCCGTGCGGCAGATTCACTGGCTCTGGCAAATTTGGGAGCTGTGGCCAGTCTTGTCAGAGTTAGGCGTCGCCAACAGCTTGCTGAAAAGAGACAACGTGCGGATCGAGGGTTGGCGAGTTCGGCTGCAGGAGTTAGTCAGCCATCAGCCGCAGCCGGAGTCGATCGCGGCCTTGGCTGAGGTTTGGCAGCCCCTAGCCCAATCGGCCCATCCTACTATGGTAGAACCGCTAACCGATTTTGTAGGAAGCCTGCACAGCCAAAGCCGCGAGGGCAGCGACAACACTTGGCTAGAGCAGGCTACCGCGCGTTTAAATCAGCTCCTTCTGGCCCAAGCCGCCCAAGTATCGGTACGGGTTTCTCTGGCTGGAGCCACCAGCGCCGGGCCTACCCAACCCCGCAATGAAGACACCTGTTTCCCTGACGGCGTGTACCAGCCCGCTATAGACAGTGGGGCTCCCTGCTTGGGCATTGTCTGCGATGGGGTGGGGGGCCATGCTGGCGGTGAAGTCGCTAGTCAGCTCGCGGTGCAGTCTCTACAGCTACAGCTGCGGGCCTTACTGACCGAAGCTCAGGAAGAATCTCAGGTGCTGCCGCCCACGATAATCAAGCAGCAGATTGAAGCCGTCATTCGCATCGTCAATGACGTGATTAACCATCAAAACGACAACCAGAGTCGGGCTGAGCGACAGCGCATGGGTACGACTCTGGCAATGGCGGTGGTGGTGCCCCAGCGCATTGAAACCGAGCAGGGCTGGATGCGGGTAGATGAACTTTATATTGCCCACGTAGGCGATAGCCGGGCCTACTGGATTACCCCCGACTACTGTCATTTGCTGACAGTCGACCACGATATTGCCGGACGCGAGGTGATTGCCGGACGGCAGCTGTGGTCAATTGCCCAAGAGCGCCCCGATGCCGGTGCCCTAACTCAAGCCGTGGGTACGCGCAGCACAGATTATCTGCATCCATTTGTTCAGCGGTTTATTGTCGATGAAACTGGGGTTTTGCTCCTGTGCTCTGATGGGTTGAGCGACTACCACCGGGTTGAGGATGCCTGGGCCAACTACATTGGCCTAATTGTCAAAGACATTGTTTCGCTAGAGTCTGCCGTGGCCTCTTGGATTGAGCTGGCGAACCAGAAGAATGGGCATGACAATGCCGCTGTGGTGCTGATGCACTTTAAGGCCACGACCAAAACTCCAGTTGCCCTATCAACCGAAGTTATGGATCGGCCTGAGGGGCCTCAAACCGAGCTGACGGCAGCCTCCCGCGCCCTCCTTTATGGCGAAACCCCCGCCGACTCGGACGACGGCGCTGCAGCAGATCGAGCAGGCGCTCTAAAACCTCGCTCTATTGCCTGGTGGGTCTGGTTGCTGGCTGCAGTGATAGTCGTGGGCGGGGCGTTTAGTCTGCTGACCCTGCTGCGTCCCCCGGCAGACCCAAACCCTGGCCCAGTGCCAAGCCAAAACGAGCCTTAG
- a CDS encoding NfeD family protein yields MLPITPALFWLIVGTALCLMELLIPTAFVESTLGISAFIVALLSPLVPQFSLQVGIWMVFSLIFIFSLRYFVPKRTPYILADATEARTLTEIPPGEVGRVLYEGNSWQARCEDETVAIAPNQMVMVVRRRGNTLFIMPENIIQS; encoded by the coding sequence ATGCTTCCTATCACCCCCGCCCTGTTTTGGCTTATTGTGGGCACCGCGCTCTGCCTGATGGAGCTCCTAATCCCCACCGCCTTTGTAGAATCCACCCTGGGCATCAGTGCCTTTATCGTGGCGTTGCTGAGTCCGCTGGTGCCTCAGTTTAGTCTCCAGGTTGGGATCTGGATGGTGTTTTCCCTGATTTTTATCTTTTCGCTGCGGTATTTCGTGCCCAAACGGACGCCCTACATTCTGGCAGATGCGACTGAAGCTCGCACCCTGACAGAGATCCCGCCAGGGGAGGTGGGGCGAGTGTTGTATGAGGGCAATTCTTGGCAGGCCCGCTGTGAAGATGAGACGGTTGCGATCGCGCCCAATCAGATGGTCATGGTCGTCCGGCGGCGCGGCAACACCCTGTTCATCATGCCCGAAAACATAATTCAGTCCTGA
- a CDS encoding SPFH domain-containing protein, whose protein sequence is MGDLFGLLVVLVLGGSVAANSVKIVNQSDEALVETLGKYNGKKLTPGLNFTVPFIDRVVSKQTVRERVLDIPPQQCITRDNVSISVDAVVYWRIVDLEKAYYKVENLQSAMVNLVLTQVRAEMGKLELDETFTARSEINELLLRELDISTDPWGVKVTRVELRDIVPSKAVQESMELQMAAERRKRAAVLTSEGEREATVNSARGQAESQILAAEARQKSLILDAEAEQKAIVMKAQAVRQEQVLRAQATSEAMQVISKALHSDPTAAQALQFLVAQGYLEMGLKIGSSDSSKVMFMDPRSIPAALEGMKAIVSNGDTPSYPGNLS, encoded by the coding sequence ATGGGAGATTTGTTTGGTCTGCTGGTTGTGCTTGTGCTCGGTGGCTCAGTTGCCGCCAACTCCGTCAAAATTGTCAACCAGAGTGACGAGGCCCTGGTAGAAACCTTGGGCAAATACAACGGCAAAAAGCTCACCCCCGGCCTCAACTTTACCGTTCCCTTTATTGATCGCGTGGTCTCCAAGCAGACCGTGCGGGAGCGGGTGCTAGATATTCCGCCGCAGCAGTGCATCACCCGAGACAACGTCTCGATCAGTGTTGATGCGGTCGTCTACTGGCGCATTGTGGACTTGGAGAAGGCCTACTACAAGGTTGAGAATCTGCAGTCGGCGATGGTCAATCTGGTGCTTACCCAAGTTCGCGCTGAAATGGGCAAGCTAGAGCTAGACGAAACTTTTACCGCTCGCTCTGAAATCAACGAACTTCTCCTGCGAGAACTAGACATTTCCACCGATCCCTGGGGGGTCAAAGTCACCCGTGTGGAGCTGCGTGACATTGTCCCCTCCAAAGCAGTCCAGGAGTCTATGGAACTGCAGATGGCGGCTGAACGGCGCAAGCGGGCAGCAGTTTTGACCTCCGAAGGAGAGCGAGAAGCCACTGTCAACTCCGCTCGTGGTCAGGCCGAGTCGCAGATTCTAGCTGCCGAAGCCCGGCAGAAATCCCTGATCTTAGATGCCGAAGCCGAACAAAAGGCGATTGTCATGAAGGCTCAGGCAGTTCGACAGGAGCAAGTCTTGCGGGCGCAGGCCACCTCAGAAGCAATGCAGGTCATCAGCAAGGCCCTCCATAGCGATCCCACCGCCGCCCAAGCGCTGCAGTTTCTGGTTGCCCAGGGCTATCTGGAGATGGGGCTAAAGATCGGCAGCAGCGACAGCAGCAAAGTAATGTTCATGGATCCCCGCAGCATTCCAGCAGCTCTTGAAGGAATGAAGGCCATTGTTAGCAATGGAGACACCCCTTCTTATCCGGGCAACCTGTCCTAG
- the queA gene encoding tRNA preQ1(34) S-adenosylmethionine ribosyltransferase-isomerase QueA, which translates to MGGSNHPEIDRENTNPAIIQRLDSSPPAPSGSASQHFPESNYSLTGYEYDLPPEKIAQNPVTPRDHSRLLVVDSPTTYQHRIFRDLPDLLRPGDLLVLNNTRVIPARLYGHKANGSSAVEVLLLEEQAPQRWSALVRPGRRLKPGATIYFGGSWDAPELVAQVIETDPETSGRILEFTVPSGEPLDSVIDRLGQVPLPPYITDSQAAPDQYQTVYAQAAGAVAAPTAGLHFTDELLARLTSQGIDHVFITLHVGVGTFRPVEVQDITTHTMHSEWIDVPPETVEKIQQVKAKGGRVIAVGTTVTRALEGAAQTGQLMPLQGKTNLFIYPGYRWQVLDGLITNFHLPGSSLLMLVSALIGRERLLKLYQTAIEQDYRFYSFGDAMLILPGAARA; encoded by the coding sequence ATGGGCGGATCAAATCATCCTGAAATCGACCGTGAGAATACTAACCCGGCTATCATTCAGCGATTGGATAGCTCCCCTCCAGCCCCCTCCGGTAGTGCTTCTCAGCATTTTCCCGAGAGCAACTACTCGCTAACTGGGTATGAATACGACCTGCCGCCCGAAAAAATAGCACAGAACCCGGTAACCCCCAGGGATCACTCCCGGCTGCTGGTGGTAGACTCTCCAACTACCTATCAGCACCGCATCTTTCGCGACCTGCCCGATCTGCTGCGCCCGGGAGATCTATTAGTGCTCAACAATACTCGCGTCATCCCGGCTCGGCTCTATGGCCACAAAGCTAATGGATCCAGTGCTGTCGAGGTTCTGCTGCTGGAGGAACAAGCCCCTCAACGGTGGTCAGCACTGGTGAGACCTGGCCGTCGGCTCAAGCCCGGTGCCACTATTTACTTTGGTGGAAGCTGGGATGCCCCTGAGCTAGTTGCCCAAGTGATTGAGACCGATCCCGAAACCAGTGGCCGCATCTTGGAGTTCACGGTGCCTTCAGGAGAGCCTCTCGACAGCGTGATTGACCGTCTGGGCCAAGTGCCGTTACCGCCCTATATTACTGACAGCCAGGCGGCCCCAGATCAATACCAAACGGTTTATGCTCAAGCGGCTGGAGCTGTAGCTGCCCCGACTGCCGGCCTACACTTTACAGATGAACTGCTGGCCCGCTTAACTTCGCAGGGCATCGACCACGTCTTTATTACGCTCCATGTTGGGGTTGGCACTTTTCGCCCGGTGGAGGTGCAGGACATTACCACTCACACCATGCACAGCGAGTGGATAGATGTACCGCCTGAAACTGTGGAGAAAATTCAGCAGGTAAAGGCCAAGGGGGGGCGCGTTATTGCCGTGGGGACGACGGTAACTCGAGCCTTGGAAGGCGCAGCTCAAACAGGACAGCTAATGCCCCTACAGGGGAAAACCAACCTTTTCATTTATCCAGGCTACCGCTGGCAAGTCCTAGATGGGCTGATTACGAACTTTCACCTGCCGGGATCAAGTCTTTTGATGCTCGTCAGTGCGCTAATCGGTCGAGAGCGACTGTTGAAGCTATATCAGACGGCGATTGAGCAAGACTATCGGTTCTATTCATTTGGAGATGCGATGCTGATTTTGCCAGGAGCAGCTCGGGCTTAG
- the secG gene encoding preprotein translocase subunit SecG, which produces MALTTILQVIWVTSAVGLTVMVLLHSPKGDGLGSLGGQAQLFTSTKSAETTLNRVTWTLTVLFMGLTVILSAGWLDAPPAG; this is translated from the coding sequence ATGGCGCTGACAACAATCTTGCAGGTTATCTGGGTCACTTCGGCAGTCGGATTGACTGTGATGGTGCTTCTCCATAGTCCTAAGGGAGATGGCCTGGGCTCTCTAGGTGGGCAAGCTCAGCTTTTTACCAGTACTAAGAGTGCCGAAACCACCCTTAACCGCGTAACCTGGACTCTCACAGTATTATTTATGGGGTTAACAGTCATTTTGAGTGCAGGTTGGTTAGATGCTCCACCAGCAGGCTAA
- the gpmI gene encoding 2,3-bisphosphoglycerate-independent phosphoglycerate mutase — protein MNQASVPPMVLVILDGWGYREDADGNAVTAAKTPVMDSLWATYPHTLIRTSGKDVGLPDGQMGNSEVGHLNIGAGRIVPQELVRISDAVEEGTIQENPALLEVCQAVRYEGSKLHLVGLCSEGGVHSHLSHLIGLLDMAKAQDIETVCIHAITDGRDTKPTEAHKTLQKLQDHLDQTGFGRIVTLSGRYYAMDRDHRWDRVEKVYRIMVEDGPGTGQTAAEALLASYEAEITDEFFLPIRLASGAIEPGDGVIFFNFRPDRARQLTQAFVDAKFDGFERQMISPLTFVTMTQYDSDFPVRVAFEPQNLNNILGEVIAQHKLKQFRTAETEKYAHVTYFFNGGLEEALPGEDRELIPSPMVATYDRAPAMSAKAVTDTAIKAFEKGIYSFVVINYANPDMVGHTGKIDATVTALETVDTELGRLIAAATKAGGTLIIIADHGNAEYMRDENGKPWTAHTTNPVPFILVEGEKLKVPDYGGEVLLRSDGRLADIAPTVLQILGLPQPPEMTGRSMLAPIELDVRPNRTPIRLSL, from the coding sequence ATGAATCAAGCGTCTGTACCACCGATGGTGCTAGTCATCCTCGACGGATGGGGATATCGGGAAGACGCCGATGGCAATGCTGTCACCGCTGCGAAGACTCCTGTGATGGACAGCCTATGGGCGACGTATCCGCATACATTAATTCGAACTTCGGGCAAAGATGTAGGGCTTCCTGATGGCCAAATGGGCAACTCAGAGGTCGGCCATCTCAATATTGGCGCAGGCCGAATCGTACCCCAAGAACTGGTACGCATCTCTGACGCGGTAGAAGAGGGCACCATTCAGGAAAATCCTGCCCTCCTAGAAGTCTGTCAAGCCGTTCGTTACGAGGGCAGCAAACTCCATCTAGTAGGTCTATGTTCAGAGGGTGGAGTTCACTCTCACCTATCTCATCTAATTGGCCTGCTTGACATGGCCAAAGCCCAAGACATCGAAACAGTTTGTATTCACGCCATTACCGATGGCCGAGATACTAAGCCCACCGAAGCCCACAAGACCCTCCAAAAACTTCAGGATCATCTTGACCAAACTGGCTTTGGCCGCATCGTCACCTTAAGCGGGCGATACTACGCGATGGATCGAGATCACCGATGGGATCGGGTGGAAAAGGTTTACCGCATCATGGTGGAAGACGGCCCTGGCACGGGCCAAACGGCAGCCGAAGCTCTGCTCGCTTCCTATGAAGCCGAGATCACCGACGAATTTTTCCTACCTATACGGCTAGCCTCTGGTGCCATTGAACCTGGCGATGGCGTCATTTTCTTCAACTTCCGGCCTGATCGAGCCCGTCAATTGACCCAGGCCTTTGTCGATGCCAAGTTCGACGGCTTTGAGCGACAGATGATCTCGCCTCTGACCTTTGTCACCATGACCCAATACGACTCGGATTTTCCAGTCAGGGTTGCTTTCGAGCCTCAAAACCTCAACAACATTTTGGGTGAGGTCATTGCCCAGCACAAACTCAAGCAGTTTCGTACAGCTGAAACTGAGAAATACGCTCATGTCACCTACTTCTTCAACGGCGGTTTAGAAGAGGCCCTGCCCGGAGAAGATCGTGAGCTGATCCCCAGCCCCATGGTGGCCACCTACGACCGGGCTCCCGCCATGTCAGCCAAAGCAGTTACAGACACGGCCATTAAAGCTTTTGAGAAAGGCATCTACTCTTTTGTTGTGATCAACTACGCCAATCCCGACATGGTTGGGCATACAGGCAAGATAGACGCCACCGTAACCGCCCTAGAAACAGTGGATACAGAGCTAGGCCGGCTCATAGCAGCTGCTACCAAAGCCGGAGGCACGCTCATCATCATCGCTGACCACGGCAACGCGGAGTATATGCGCGATGAGAACGGCAAGCCCTGGACAGCCCATACAACCAATCCAGTGCCCTTTATTCTGGTTGAGGGCGAAAAGCTAAAAGTTCCGGACTATGGCGGGGAAGTTTTGCTGCGTTCCGACGGTCGTTTGGCGGACATTGCACCCACTGTTCTCCAAATCCTGGGGCTGCCCCAGCCCCCCGAGATGACCGGGCGATCTATGCTCGCGCCCATAGAGCTAGACGTTCGCCCCAACCGCACGCCAATTCGGCTCTCTCTGTAG